The sequence ACTGAATGGGTCTGGAAAGTAATCTGGATAGCCTGAAGCTGCAATATACCAGTAAACCGTTCCAAATCCGTTTTATGGTAAGTTTAGATAATAAGTTTAGGCTGTCATGCAGGTTAAAATAGGGCATTTTCAAAAATACTCAATTGAATTTGTTGATTTCATTAAAAATATTTCTTAACTTAAAGGTGCTTAGCTTTTTATGCCTTTTAACAATTCTTTATTAAACAGATTCAAAGTTTCTGCGTCTACTATATATACAGACAATATAGTTAAAGCGGATGATTAATGAATCCTTAACAACTAAAAAATTGAATTGGCATAGGGTTTGAAATAATTAAGAAAGAATAAGCAGTTCTATACATTTTTCTCATAAGCAGTTAGTTTTGGTTGAGGCCTCTGTTTCTACAGGGGCCAACTTTTTTATAGTCGCTTAATGATGAACCTGAATCCCCAAAACACCATACAACCAGCCAAGTCAGCCAGTATATCTAATATCTCAAATGATCTTCCGGGGATAAAATTAGCTTGTATAAATTCAATCAGTATTCCATAGAAACCCATTGCTAACACAATGGTCCAGGCAATTCTTCTCTCAAAATCAGGAAAGCTATTCACCAGCCACAGATAGGCTGATGAACACAATGATATAAATATGCCAGCATGAATCAATTTGTCGAAATGGGGTATATTAATCCAGTAAATTCTGGGAACTCTACTGGCTGGTAAAGTAAAGACTACAAAACTGGTGATAAAGAATAAAAAGAATAAAATGGGTTTAATGGGTCCATTTTTCCAATACTTTCCTAAGTTGCTCAATGGTAAATGGTTTGGTAACAATGTCTTTCATTCCAAGCTGTAAGTACTCTGCTTCAGCCTCTTTTACTGCGTTGGCCGTCATTGCTATTATGATAGGAACTTTTGTTCTCCCACTGTTCAGAATTCTCTGAGTTGCTTCAATACCGTCCATTTCTGGCATATGGATGTCCATGAAAACAAGGTCATAGTCGTATTTAGCGGTCATTTCAACAGCTTCCTTTCCATTGTTTGCAATTTCAATGATGTACCCTATTTTCTTGAACATTTTGGTAGCCAAAAGCTGGTTCATATTGTTGTCTTCAGCAACCAGCATTTTTAATGGTTTGATTTCAGCTCCACTTATAGCGCCGGCAGCATTTCTTTGCTGAGGCTGCTGGCTTTTTCTAACTAAATTAATTTGAACCGGAATGATAAATTTGAAGCTGGAACCTTTTCCTAATTCACTCTCTACCCAGATTCTACCTCCCATTTCTTCAATGATTTTTCTACAAATAGAAAGCCCCAGACCGGTACCACTGTGTTTTCTGGTAGCTGTAGAATCTATTTGTGTAAAAGGGATAAACAGTGATTGTATATTCTCCTCACTGATACCTATACCCGAATCGCTTACTGCAAAATGAAGTTCCTGTAGCGATTCGTCAATCATATTAGCGCTGACTTCCAGTTTTATAGTACCTGTTTCCGTAAATTTAATAGCATTGCCTACCAAATTAATTAGAACCTGTTTGATTCTGCTCTCATCCGCAATAATCTCAGACTCTACTCCTGGTTGAACGCCAGCAGTTAAGGTTATATTCTTTTTCAGCGCGATTAATCTGGGAGAACTGATGGCAGTTACTTGCTGAATAATATTCTCGAGGTTGCAGGGGCCTTCAAATAATTCCAGTTTATCTGCTTCAATCTTTGAAATGTCCAGCACATCGTTTACGATTTCCAATAAATGCGTGCTACTCGATTTTAAAGACATCATTAATTCTTCCTGCTCTCCGCTTAATGTGGTATGTTGCAATAAATCGATAGTTCCAATAATACCGTTTAAAGGGGTCCTGATTTCATGACTCATATTGGCTAGAAATCTTGATTTTGCCTTTGTGGCTTCTTCTGCCTGTTGTTTGGTTTCTGATAAGTACTCTCTGGACTCTTCAAGATCCATTGATTTTTTTATCAGACTGTTTCTGTCCATATCATACGTTCGCTTGTATAAGCTTACACTGATAGATATGATTAGCAGATAAAGAATAGTACTGACAAGAATATCTGTATGCTTGGCTTTTTCATTCGGGTATTTAACAATCCATTCAGGATGCTGCAATTCCAACCAATACAGTGTCAAGATTATCCCAATTGTCACAACTATGAATAAAAGATGATAACGTTTAGGTAAAATCATCATAGCCGCAACTACACTCATTAGATATGCTGTCTTTGTAGGGCCTTCGATTCCTCCGTTGCTAAACCAGATGGGTATGAAAAACAAAAGACTGAAAACAATGTACATCAACCCAATCGGAACAAATTTCTCCTGATATCGGGATATGTAAAAAACATAAAAGGAAACCATAGCTATGCATAAAAGCATGCTTAATAAAAGTGAATCTCTTTCCAGTAAAATATTACTGGCAAGGCTGATTGTCATTGCGATAAAAACAAGAAAAGAAACCAGGTTGAAGATTTTATTCTCCAGTGAAATAACTGCTTTCTTTAATCCCAGTATTTTCTTAATTTGATCTGCGTTCATATAGATTGTACGGAATAAAGATAACCGTAATTCATTATTCTATCCAACCTTTCCTGCAACATACATTTCAGTAAGTGTTGGAGTAGGACTTCCGCCCTCTTTTTCAAGTGTGATTGCAAACATGGAAGCTGTAGGAATATTTTTCATTTTACATAACCCGGCACAATCTCCTAATATGCCTGCGTCTACAGGTTTACCATCAACAATAGCCCAGAGTTGGTATTGTTTTCCTTGTGCTGGTTGAGGTAGTTTATTGGGAAGTATATAAACATCTTTAGATTTTGCATCCCAGAAAACAGTGGCATAATTGCTTTCTTTACCAGGGATACCCGGCATAGCAATTTTTTGCATATTTGGATCGGCCATCATTTGCATGCTGTTAAAGAGATCAAGACTCTTGGTTTGCATGATCTGATTATTTGCTTGTAATGTGTTTTTCTCAAGTAGGAGGGCCTGGTATTGTTGGGTAGTTTGTGTAAACTTACTGTAGAAATAGATGTTCAGGCCTCCGCTTACAACCAATAAAATGATTGCTGCAGCAGCAAAATAGCGACTGAAGTAATTCATAGCTACTACTGGTGTTGGCTGAGTTGGCAACGCTGTATGGCTAAGCTCTTCTGGTAAACTGGTTTTTGCAAAAGAAGATTCCAGCTCTTTGAATAAAGCCTTTTTAATACTTGGTGGCGGAGGAATAGCATTGGCCATTGCATTTTTTTCCAATGCTATTTCAAATGCTGTCAGCGCTTCTTTAATTTCAGGAAACTGAAGGCAAAGTGATTCCAATTCCGCAGCTTCCTCCGGACTGGCCATGCCTAACACATAGGACTCAATGATGCCGCTTTCTATGTATTCCCTTGTATTCAATCTTTTATCAATTTATGCAATTCTTTTAATGCCGCCCTCAGCCTTGTTTTAACGGTACCAAGTGGTATGTCCAGCATTTTTGACATCTCATCCTGGGTATACCCTTCAAAATACGCAAGTTTAATCAGGACACTCCATTCGGGTTTTAGCTGATTCACCCATTTACGAAGATTCAGATCGTCTGAAGCTATGTTAACAGATCCTGCTGATTCATATACGGTTTCGGAGAGCGATTGGTTTTGTTGACTTTTTTGAAATCCCTTGCTTCGGGTCGTGTCAATTGCCGCGTTGCGGGCAATATTTAACATCCATGTATACAAACGGCCCTTACTGCTATCGTAAGAGCCGATTTGTCTGAATATTTTAACGAAAACTTCCTGTAGGGTATCTGCAGCTATTTCCGCATCGGAAACAATACTCAGAATGCTATTGTATAAAGCGCCTGAGTAGTGGTCGTATAAATAACTAAAAGCAGCTTCGTTTCGTTGGGTTAACAACAAAACAAGTTCTGCTTCTGTATATTGTTGATTGGGATTCAAATGATTATCCTACAAGGGATTCGTAAGCTTCTTTGGTCATCAATCCATCCACACTTGAAGGGTCTGCTACCGTCATTTTGATCATCCAGCCATCTCCGTAAGGATCAGTATTCACCAATTCTGGTTGTTTTTCCAATAAAGCGTTCACTTCAGTTACGGTTCCTGATACAGGTAAAAACAAGTCACTCACGGTTTTTACTGCTTCTACGGTACCAAAAACTTCTTCAGCAGATAATTCTTTCCCAACGGTGTTGATATCTACATATACAATATCACCCAACTCGTGCTGGGCAAAATCAGTAATGCCAATGGTGGCAACATTACCTTCTAATTTAATCCATTCGTGGTCTTTTGTGTAACGTAGTTCAGCTGGAAAATTCATATCGCGTTGTTTTTATTATGCAAATATTCAATAAAAATTGAAGGCAGAAAATTAAATATAATCAGCTTTAAAAGTCTGCCTGCTCAAAATATAGTAAAACATGGTCTTTGATAAAGTTCTCCTGGTCTGGTAAACTCATTTCTGGTAAAGGCTTTATCTGTCCAAAATGCGGCCATCCCTCTTCGTCTTTACCCTCCAACAGGTAGTATCCGCTTTGTGCCAATACAGTGCAAACGGCCACATGCATCAGGTCCTGCTTTTGTTCCTTTGAAATTTTTTCGGCCATAAATCCGGTTTCTTGAAGGCCAATCAAAAATAAAACGGCTTCCAAATCAGGCTTCTTCCCGAATCTTTCTACCAATTTGGCTTCCAAAGCCCACCAGCGTTGCTGTAAATCATCTGTAATAAACATGGTGCAAAGGTAAACCATGAAAGCATGCCATCATCAATTACCGAAAGGGTATATTTGCACCAAATTTGAGCAAATGTTACCCGTAAGTGTATTAAAAGCAAATCCTGAAAAAGTAAAACAGCAGTTGGCTAAAAAGCATTTTAAACAGCCGGAACTGGTGGATTCCATTATTATGATGGACGAGGAGCGCAAGAAAGTGCAGGCAGCTTTTGATGAAACACAAGCCAAAGTGAACGCAGCATCTAAGGAAATTGGTCAGTTAATGGCTAAGGGAAATAAGGAAGGAGCAGAAGCCATTAAACAAAATGTGGCCAACTGGAAACAAACACTGGAGCCATTGAAAGAGAAAATGGCGCAGTTAGAAAAAGAGCTGACAGAGCAGCTGGTTCAGTTGCCGAACTTGCCAGCAGATATGGTTCCTGAAGGAAAAACCCCAGAAGAAAATGAAGTAGTAAGAACGGGGGGAGCAAAACCGCAACTAAGCGAGGGCGCTGTTCCTCACTGGGACCTGACTACCCAATACAACCTGATCAATTTTGAATTGGGCAATAAAATTACAGGAAGCGGTTTCCCTGTATACATAGGCAAAGGAGCCAAATTGCAGCGGTCTTTGATTCAGTATTTTTTAGACTTTAATACAGCAGCCGGATACACGGAATATCTTCCGCCCTTCATGGTAAATGCAGACTCTGCCTATGCCACAGGACAATTACCCGATAAGGAAGGGCAAATGTACCATGCAACGGAAGACGATTTTTATTTGATTCCAACCGCAGAAGTGCCGGTGACTAATGTATATAGAGATACCATTTTAAAAGAATCTGATTTTCCAGTGAAAATGACAGCTTATTCTCCTTGTTTCAGAAGAGAAGCGGGTAGTTATGGAAAAGATGTTCGTGGACTCAACCGTTTACACCAGTTTGAAAAAGTAGAAATCATACAGATTGTACATCCCGATAAGAGCTACGAAACTTTAGATGAAATGGTATTGCATGTAGAAAATCTATTGCAATCCCTTGAATTACCATATCGCATTCTGCGCTTATGTGGCGGTGATATGGGCTTTACTAGTGCCATCACATACGACTTTGAAGTATACAGCGCTGCACAAGATCGTTGGTTAGAAGTGAGCAGTGTTAGTAATTTTGAAAGTTACCAAGCCAACAGAATGAAATGTAGGTTCAAAGGGGCAGATGGTAAAACCCAATTGGTGCATACCCTCAATGGTAGCTCTCTGGCATTACCGAGAATCATGGCTTGTCTGTTAGAGAACAATCAAACAGCAGAGGGTATTTATATTCCAGCTGCTTTACGCCCTTATTTTGGGGCAGAGCGGATTCATTAAAATGGGAATCTTCTTATTAAACCATAAATCAGTTACTTTCTACATAAAAAGCCGACTCAACTAAATGGGTCGGCTTCTTAAATTAGATACATCAAGATTGAAATGCAATCAATGTTGAATAAACCTATCAAAAAACTCAATCGTTCTAAGCATTTGGTCTACCCTTTGACGATTATTACCTGTGCGTGTTAATTCATGTGTGCCGCCCGGATGTCTTACGTACTCTACAGTTCGACCCAGTACCTTCAAACTTTTGTACAACATTTCACTTTGAATAACACCAGTCCTTAAATCGTTTTCACCATGGAAAATGATAAAAGGGGTATGGATTTTATCTACATAATTAATGGGTGATTCACGGAATAAAATGGGTCTTGTTTTTTCTTCCCAAGGATAGCCACCAAAATAATTCGGAACCAGACGCCATGCATTGCCTTCTCCAAAGAAAGTTCCTAAATCGTAAACACCTCGTTGTGCACAAGCCGCTTTAAAACGCTGATCGTGACTGATAATCCATGCCACTAAATAACCTGCATAGGATCCACCGGTCACTGCCAGTCTGGAGGTATCAATAAATCCTTCTTTTGTAGCTAGATCAACAGAAGTCAATACATCAGAAGTGGGTCCTGCACCCCAGTCGTTTACATTGGCTCTCAGGAATTCTTCGCCATAACCACCAGAGCCTCTTGGATTACCGTAAACAATGGCATAGCCTTTGGCAGCATAGTACTGAAACTCATGCCACATAGAGCTTTCACCAGGTCCCCACATGGCCGAAGGTCCTCCGTGAATATTTAAAATGGTCGGATATTTTTTACCTGCCACATAGTTGGCTGGCTTCATGATCCAGTATTCAACCGTTAATCCTTTCTCATTTTTGAAAGTTCTTTTTTCAGGCAGGCTCAATTGTTTTTTACTTACCCAGTCATAATTAAAACTACTGATGCGTTTTTCATTTTTACCGTAGATATCTGTGGTATAGATTTCAAAAGGATTGGTAACTGCTGTCTTCACATACACCAACTTGTCTGCTTTCATAGCATAGCTGCTGATGCCTTCATCTATGGAGGTAAGTTGTTCTGCTTTTTTGGTTTTTACATTCATTCGATAGATAGGAGCGCCACCATTGCTCTGTGCGGTAAAATAAATATGCTGTTCGTCTTTGCTCCAAGTAAGCCCACCCTTGTTTCTGTCGAAGGGAAGCATCACTAAATCCGCTACTGTTCCATTCAATGGCATAATGGCCAATTCAGGTACGTTTACAAATGATACAGTTCCAACCTGCACTGCCAACCATTTTCCGGAAGGAGAAACAGATGGACTATTATAAGACTTGCCTTTTTCTCCTAATAACTGTTTCATATTTGAACCATCAGTATTGGCAATAAAAATCTGTGTTTCCTGCGCCCTGTCCGGGTGTTGAGCGTCATCTGTATTTCCTGTAAAAACAATTTTCTTTCCATCGGATGTAAAGCTGGCACCTCCGAATCGGTAGAATCCATGGGTAATGGCTTTGGGTGTTGCACCAGGTTCAGCAGTCATAATAAATAAGTGCGAAAATGATTGGTCTCCTGAAGTAGTTGCTTCTTCCTGAAAATTAAGTTTGTGAATCACTTTGGCTTTTTTATCAGCTACGTTCAGATCTAGATAGGCTTTGATTTCTTCTGGCGTTCCATCCGGATTGGGTTGAGCGGAATTAGGTAACAGAAACTGGTTCTGATTGAACCCAGGCCGCTCAGCTGGCCAGGCTGGTACTGCACCTTTCGGATTCATTTCTTTGTCTTTTAGCAAATCACTCAGTGAAACAGAAGCACTGAATAAAAGCATGCTGCCATCGGGGCTGAATACCGGACTGCTTGCACCGTAGCGGAACTTTGTCATTTGAACCGGTTCTCCTCCGTCTAATGACAATAAAAAGATTTGAGGTTTACCGTCTGTTGCTCTTACAAAGGCAATTTTTTTACCGTCAGGGCTCCAGACAGGTTGACTGGCATTCTCCTTAAACGTCAATGCTCTTGGTGCAGAAGAGCCATCTGCTGCTACAAGATATAATTGATTGGTATACTTATATTCCCACTTACTATTGCCCTCCGGCTCAATACTATTTAATACAAATAGTACTTGACTTCCGTCAGGACTAAGACTTACACTGTTCATTTGTTTAATCTTGTACATATCGGTAATCTTAACAAGATCAACAGCTTGCTGTGCCATTGCAATGATGGGCAAAAAGCAAATCAGGAATAAAAATTTCTTCATTCGATAGTATTTGAGCTTTAAAATACAAAGAAATTGGTTCGGCTAAGTGTTGCTGATGTATTTTTGCAGTATAATATTTTACATATGAGTGAAATGGTGAATGAGTTTAACAGCTACAGAGAGCGGATGAACGAAGTGATTCTGAGTAAGAACAATCTGGTAATGAAGCGTCTCTGGAATTTGGATACCAACACTTACGAAGACGGCGCATTAGATAAAAAAACAAAGGAAATGCTGGGTTTGGTAGCCAGCATGGTTTTGCGTTGTGATGATTGTATTAAATACCACTTGGGAAAGAGTTTTGAACTGGGTGTAACCACCGAAGAAATGTATGAAATTTTTGCTGTAGCGAATATTGTGGGCGGAACCATCGTTATACCACATACCAGAAGAGCTGCTGAATATTGGGAAGAACTTATTAAACAATAAATCATGTCTACTGAAACAATAGCCACTCCAACTTTAACTGCTAAAGATTTTGCTACGGATCAGGAGGTACGCTGGTGTCCGGGTTGTGGAGATTATTCCATTCTGGCTCAGGTGCAAAAAATCATGCCGGGCATTGGAGTTCCCAAAGAAAATATTGTTATCATTAGTGGAATTGGTTGCAGTAGCCGTTTTCCTTATTACATGAATACTTTTGGGATGCATAGTATTCACGGAAGGGCTACCGCCATTGCAAGTGGTTTAAAAGCAACACGCCCCGAACTAAGTGTATGGATTGTAACAGGTGATGGAGATGGACTAAGTATTGGGGGCAACCATACAATACATCTGCTTAGAAGAAATTTTGATGTCAATATCTTATTGTTCAATAACCAGATTTATGGTTTAACCAAGGGACAATATTCCCCTACTTCCGAAGAGAAAAAAATTACCAAGAGTACACCTTTCGGAAGTATTGATCATCCGTTTAATCCCTTAGCATTGGCAATGGGAGCAGACGCTACATTTATTGCACGTTCTATGGATCGTGATCCCAAGCATTTGCAAACAATGCTTACCCGTTCTCATCAGCATAAGGGTGCTTCCTTTTTAGAAATTTATCAGAACTGTAATATTTTCAACGATGGTGCTTTTGAAATCTTTACAGAAAAATCTACCAAGGCAGATCATGATCTTTTCTTGGAGCAAGGGAAGCCATTGATTTTTGGTGCCAATCAGCATAAGGGCATTCGTTTGAATGGTTTGCAGCCTGAAGTAGTTGAACTGGGAGATAAATTCTCTGCTGATGATTGCTGGATACACGACGAGAAGGATTTTTATAAGGCACAAACATTAATCAGAATGTTTGATGACCCACATCAATCAAATTTCCAGTTCCCCAGACCATTTGGTGTTTTCTATGAAACGGAAAGACCCTGCTATGAAGACTTGATGGCACTGCAAATTGATGAGACCATTGCAACAAAAGGCAAAGGCAATCTAGATCAGTTGCTTCGCGGAAAAGAAATCTGGGAAATCAAAGACTAGCCTGTTGTTTGAAATTTATAAGTGAATCAAGTTGTTTCTGAGCGCAAATAAAACTAGACCAACCCGGTTGGTTACTTTTACTTTCTCAAAAAGGTTATCTCTGTAGCCATCAATGGTTCTGGGACTTAAACTCATTTTTGCTGCAATTTCTTTCAGTGTTAAATCGGTAGCCAACAATTTCAAAAACTCTTTTTCTCTCTCTGGAAGAGAGATCAATATCTGGTATTCGTCATTGGGTTCTTCCAGACCGTTTCTCACTGAATGAACAAGATTATTACATAGCAACTGATTGAAGTAAATACCCTTGAAATACAATTCATTTAATGCACGGTTTAGTTCTTTGGGGTCGGTATCCTTTGTCATATATCCCAAAGCACCCATCTTCAGCATTTTAATAATGGTACGTTCATCGCCCAGCATACTTAATACCATTACTTTAATAGAAGGGTGGTTGGCAAAAATCCATTCCGCAGTTTCAAAACCGTTCATAACAGGCATGGTAACATCGAGCAGAACGATGTCCGGTAAATTCTCCGGATCTAACTGTTCAATAAAGTGTTGTCCATGATTGGCTTCAAATAAGATGGTGAAATCATCGAAGCCGCCAATGATTACAGACAGACCATTTCTTAATAGAATATGATCGTCTACCAAAACAATCTTTTTCATACAGTTCATTTAGTAAAATCGGGGGTATTACTAAACAGTGATATGAAGTAACTAAATAAAATTGAATATAAATTATTAATTATACGATTTTTTGACCGTGATTTCACGGTATTTTTTGTAGACAAATTCGCATCATAAAACCTTGGGCTATTCTTAGTTTTAATCACTATCATTTTAAATGGTGACTATTTAAAATCGATAGCATTTTTTAACCAGGGGTTACAAACAAACAGAGGGCGACAACAGTCGCCTTCGTTTTTTATTTACCTTTAAGTATGCTATTGCATATACATCCGGATAATCCCAATCCTCGTCATATTAAAACAGTAGTTGACTGTTT is a genomic window of Sediminibacterium sp. TEGAF015 containing:
- a CDS encoding VanZ family protein, producing the protein MSNLGKYWKNGPIKPILFFLFFITSFVVFTLPASRVPRIYWINIPHFDKLIHAGIFISLCSSAYLWLVNSFPDFERRIAWTIVLAMGFYGILIEFIQANFIPGRSFEILDILADLAGCMVFWGFRFIIKRL
- a CDS encoding ATP-binding protein yields the protein MNADQIKKILGLKKAVISLENKIFNLVSFLVFIAMTISLASNILLERDSLLLSMLLCIAMVSFYVFYISRYQEKFVPIGLMYIVFSLLFFIPIWFSNGGIEGPTKTAYLMSVVAAMMILPKRYHLLFIVVTIGIILTLYWLELQHPEWIVKYPNEKAKHTDILVSTILYLLIISISVSLYKRTYDMDRNSLIKKSMDLEESREYLSETKQQAEEATKAKSRFLANMSHEIRTPLNGIIGTIDLLQHTTLSGEQEELMMSLKSSSTHLLEIVNDVLDISKIEADKLELFEGPCNLENIIQQVTAISSPRLIALKKNITLTAGVQPGVESEIIADESRIKQVLINLVGNAIKFTETGTIKLEVSANMIDESLQELHFAVSDSGIGISEENIQSLFIPFTQIDSTATRKHSGTGLGLSICRKIIEEMGGRIWVESELGKGSSFKFIIPVQINLVRKSQQPQQRNAAGAISGAEIKPLKMLVAEDNNMNQLLATKMFKKIGYIIEIANNGKEAVEMTAKYDYDLVFMDIHMPEMDGIEATQRILNSGRTKVPIIIAMTANAVKEAEAEYLQLGMKDIVTKPFTIEQLRKVLEKWTH
- a CDS encoding response regulator transcription factor translates to MKKIVLVDDHILLRNGLSVIIGGFDDFTILFEANHGQHFIEQLDPENLPDIVLLDVTMPVMNGFETAEWIFANHPSIKVMVLSMLGDERTIIKMLKMGALGYMTKDTDPKELNRALNELYFKGIYFNQLLCNNLVHSVRNGLEEPNDEYQILISLPEREKEFLKLLATDLTLKEIAAKMSLSPRTIDGYRDNLFEKVKVTNRVGLVLFALRNNLIHL
- the serS gene encoding serine--tRNA ligase, with the protein product MKACHHQLPKGYICTKFEQMLPVSVLKANPEKVKQQLAKKHFKQPELVDSIIMMDEERKKVQAAFDETQAKVNAASKEIGQLMAKGNKEGAEAIKQNVANWKQTLEPLKEKMAQLEKELTEQLVQLPNLPADMVPEGKTPEENEVVRTGGAKPQLSEGAVPHWDLTTQYNLINFELGNKITGSGFPVYIGKGAKLQRSLIQYFLDFNTAAGYTEYLPPFMVNADSAYATGQLPDKEGQMYHATEDDFYLIPTAEVPVTNVYRDTILKESDFPVKMTAYSPCFRREAGSYGKDVRGLNRLHQFEKVEIIQIVHPDKSYETLDEMVLHVENLLQSLELPYRILRLCGGDMGFTSAITYDFEVYSAAQDRWLEVSSVSNFESYQANRMKCRFKGADGKTQLVHTLNGSSLALPRIMACLLENNQTAEGIYIPAALRPYFGAERIH
- a CDS encoding 2-oxoacid:ferredoxin oxidoreductase subunit beta is translated as MSTETIATPTLTAKDFATDQEVRWCPGCGDYSILAQVQKIMPGIGVPKENIVIISGIGCSSRFPYYMNTFGMHSIHGRATAIASGLKATRPELSVWIVTGDGDGLSIGGNHTIHLLRRNFDVNILLFNNQIYGLTKGQYSPTSEEKKITKSTPFGSIDHPFNPLALAMGADATFIARSMDRDPKHLQTMLTRSHQHKGASFLEIYQNCNIFNDGAFEIFTEKSTKADHDLFLEQGKPLIFGANQHKGIRLNGLQPEVVELGDKFSADDCWIHDEKDFYKAQTLIRMFDDPHQSNFQFPRPFGVFYETERPCYEDLMALQIDETIATKGKGNLDQLLRGKEIWEIKD
- a CDS encoding anti-sigma factor produces the protein MNTREYIESGIIESYVLGMASPEEAAELESLCLQFPEIKEALTAFEIALEKNAMANAIPPPPSIKKALFKELESSFAKTSLPEELSHTALPTQPTPVVAMNYFSRYFAAAAIILLVVSGGLNIYFYSKFTQTTQQYQALLLEKNTLQANNQIMQTKSLDLFNSMQMMADPNMQKIAMPGIPGKESNYATVFWDAKSKDVYILPNKLPQPAQGKQYQLWAIVDGKPVDAGILGDCAGLCKMKNIPTASMFAITLEKEGGSPTPTLTEMYVAGKVG
- a CDS encoding carboxymuconolactone decarboxylase family protein, yielding MSEMVNEFNSYRERMNEVILSKNNLVMKRLWNLDTNTYEDGALDKKTKEMLGLVASMVLRCDDCIKYHLGKSFELGVTTEEMYEIFAVANIVGGTIVIPHTRRAAEYWEELIKQ
- a CDS encoding S9 family peptidase, translated to MKKFLFLICFLPIIAMAQQAVDLVKITDMYKIKQMNSVSLSPDGSQVLFVLNSIEPEGNSKWEYKYTNQLYLVAADGSSAPRALTFKENASQPVWSPDGKKIAFVRATDGKPQIFLLSLDGGEPVQMTKFRYGASSPVFSPDGSMLLFSASVSLSDLLKDKEMNPKGAVPAWPAERPGFNQNQFLLPNSAQPNPDGTPEEIKAYLDLNVADKKAKVIHKLNFQEEATTSGDQSFSHLFIMTAEPGATPKAITHGFYRFGGASFTSDGKKIVFTGNTDDAQHPDRAQETQIFIANTDGSNMKQLLGEKGKSYNSPSVSPSGKWLAVQVGTVSFVNVPELAIMPLNGTVADLVMLPFDRNKGGLTWSKDEQHIYFTAQSNGGAPIYRMNVKTKKAEQLTSIDEGISSYAMKADKLVYVKTAVTNPFEIYTTDIYGKNEKRISSFNYDWVSKKQLSLPEKRTFKNEKGLTVEYWIMKPANYVAGKKYPTILNIHGGPSAMWGPGESSMWHEFQYYAAKGYAIVYGNPRGSGGYGEEFLRANVNDWGAGPTSDVLTSVDLATKEGFIDTSRLAVTGGSYAGYLVAWIISHDQRFKAACAQRGVYDLGTFFGEGNAWRLVPNYFGGYPWEEKTRPILFRESPINYVDKIHTPFIIFHGENDLRTGVIQSEMLYKSLKVLGRTVEYVRHPGGTHELTRTGNNRQRVDQMLRTIEFFDRFIQH
- the gcvH gene encoding glycine cleavage system protein GcvH; translation: MNFPAELRYTKDHEWIKLEGNVATIGITDFAQHELGDIVYVDINTVGKELSAEEVFGTVEAVKTVSDLFLPVSGTVTEVNALLEKQPELVNTDPYGDGWMIKMTVADPSSVDGLMTKEAYESLVG
- a CDS encoding RNA polymerase sigma factor, giving the protein MNPNQQYTEAELVLLLTQRNEAAFSYLYDHYSGALYNSILSIVSDAEIAADTLQEVFVKIFRQIGSYDSSKGRLYTWMLNIARNAAIDTTRSKGFQKSQQNQSLSETVYESAGSVNIASDDLNLRKWVNQLKPEWSVLIKLAYFEGYTQDEMSKMLDIPLGTVKTRLRAALKELHKLIKD